One window of the Megalops cyprinoides isolate fMegCyp1 chromosome 2, fMegCyp1.pri, whole genome shotgun sequence genome contains the following:
- the hmg20b gene encoding SWI/SNF-related matrix-associated actin-dependent regulator of chromatin subfamily E member 1-related isoform X1 encodes MSQNAKQQQTEPPFNLGVNGGMFVMGGVKQEQSDVPPPRATHPLDSTQEENVVSLAVQPVKKRGWPKGKKRKKVLPNGPKAPVTGYVRFLNERREQIRAQHPDLPFPEITKRLGAEWSRLAPHDKQRYLDEAEREKQQYARELREYQQSEAYQITSAKIQDKKIKREELTSVIINAASSGPIALKGSDLSNRFDVPIFTEEFLDQNKAREAELRRLRKANVEYEEQNAVLQKHIADMYNAKERLEAELGQDERRTQALHRHLQAIKHTLVNSLAAVPLPGTDETPSLGTLDSYLSRMSSVLESSPHEHRALVAQLQDILAHLDSEKL; translated from the exons ATGTCTCAAAACGCTAAACAGCAGCAGACGGA ACCGCCTTTTAACCTTGGCGTAAATGGAGGGATGTTTGTAATGGGGGGAGTGAAGCAGGAGCAGAGTGATGTCCCCCCTCCCCGAGCCACCCATCCCCTGGACTCAACCCAGGAAGAG AATGTGGTTTCTCTCGCTGTGCAGCCGGTGAAGAAGAGAGGCTGGCCCAAGggtaagaaaagaaagaaggtgTTGCCCAACGGCCCGAAGGCCCCGGTGACAGGGTATGTGCGCTTCCTGAATGAGCGGCGTGAGCAGATCCGAGCACAGCATCCTGATCTGCCCTTCCCTGAAATCACCAAGAGACTAGGTGCTGAGTGGAGCCGCCTGGCCCCCCACGACAAACAG cGGTACCTggatgaggcagagagggagaaacagcaaTATGCACGTGAGCTGAGAGAGTACCAGCAGAGTGAAGCCTATCAGATCACCAGTGCCAAAATCCAAGACAAGAAGATCAAGAGAG AAGAGCTGACATCTGTGATTATCAATGCCGCTAGTTCTGGACCAATTGCATTAAAG GGCTCAGATCTCTCCAACAGATTTGATGTTCCGATATTCACAGAAGAGTTCTTGGACCAGAACAAAG CCCGGGAGGCTGAGCTGCGGCGGCTGCGGAAGGCCAACGTGGAGTATGAGGAACAGAATGCGGTCCTGCAGAAGCACATTGCAGACATGTACAATGCCAAGGAGCGCCTGGAGGCGGAGCTGGGCCAGGACGAGCGGCGGACGCAGGCGCTGCACAGGCATCTGCAGGCCATCAAGCACACCCTCGTCAACAGCCTAGCGGCGGTGCCCCTGCCAG GCACTGATGAAACCCCGTCGCTGGGGACGCTGGATTCATACCTGAGCCGGATGAGCAGCGTGCTGGAGAGCAGCCCTCATGAGCACCGTGCCCTGGTGGCACAGCTGCAGGACATCCTGGCACACTTAGACAG TGAGAAGCTTTGA
- the btbd2a gene encoding BTB/POZ domain-containing protein 2a: MRCCVCLFHRTLRCPQSKMAAGEGGGRAPCLSFSSPGPLGNVHPSNSAHSSAASNGGSADATVGAQGAAGHSNPQLGPGGSGGAGVAAGTQPSTQNSTPQTAAESATNAGMAAGEMTTSATNMTGTTTPTASPAAAHGTPSSLLSASAPASVLVYREPVYNWQATKSTVKERFAFLFNNEVLSDVHFLVGKGMGVQRIPAHRFVLAVGSAVFDAMFNGGMATTSTEIELPDVEPAAFLALLKFLYSDEVQIGPETVMTTLYTAKKYAVPALEAHCVEFLKKNLRADNAFMLLTQARLFDEPQLASLCLENIDKNTADALAAEGFTDIDLDTLVAVLERDTLGVREVRLFGAAVRWAEAEAQRQQLQPTPENKRRVLGKALALIRFPLMTIEEFAAGPAQSGILTDREVVSLFLHFTVNPKPRVEFIDRPRCCLRGKECSITRFGQVESRWGYSGTSDRIRFSVNRRIFVVGFGLYGSIHGPTDYQVNIQIIHTDSNTVLGQNDTGFSCDGSANTFRVMFKEPVEILPNVNYTACATLKGPDSHYGTKGMRKVTHESPATGTKTCFTFCYAAGNNNGTSVEDGQLPEVIFYT, from the exons ATgcgttgctgtgtgtgtttatttcaccGCACTCTCCGGTGCCCTCAGTCCAAGATGGCTGCGGGAGAGGGCGGTGGTAGAGCTCCATGTCTCAGTTTTTCCAGTCCCGGGCCGTTAGGCAATGTTCATCCGAGCAACAGCGCTCATTCCTCGGCTGCTAGCAACGGAGGGTCAGCAGATGCGACTGTCGGGGCACAGGGGGCAGCGGGACATTCTAACCCTCAGCTAGGCCCTGGCGGTAGCGGAGGCGCCGGTGTTGCAGCTGGGACTCAACCGAGTACACAAAACTCTACGCCGCAGACGGCTGCTGAAAGCGCCACGAATGCAGGGATGGCTGCGGGAGAGATGACAACCTCTGCGACAAACATGACAGGGACAACAACACCGACCGCATCCCCAGCAGCTGCTCATGGAACACCTTCCTCCTTACTGTCCGCCTCAGCACCCGCTTCTGTGTTGGTTTATCGTGAGCCTGTATATAACTGGCAGGCAACTAAAAGCACTGTCAAGGAGAGATTCGCCTTTCTGTTCAATAACGAGGTGCTGAGCGACGTGCATTTTTTGGTGGGAAAGGGAATGGGAGTGCAGCGAATACCAGCACACAG GTTTGTGCTTGCAGtaggcagtgctgtgtttgatgCCATGTTCAATGGGGGTATGGCCACCACCTCTACAGAGATTGAATTGCCTGACGTGGAGCCAGCAGCCTTCCTCGCCTTGCTCAA GTTCCTGTACTCTGACGAGGTGCAGATCGGACCAGAGACAGTGATGACCACACTGTACACAGCGAAGAAGTACGCAGTGCCTGCGCTGGAGGCCCACTGTGTGGAGTTCCTCAAGAAGAACCTACGCGCTGACAATGCTTTCATGCTGCTCACGCAG gcaCGGCTGTTTGATGAGCCGCAGCTGGCCAGTCTTTGCCTGGAGAACATTGACAAGAACACTGCTGATGCACTCGCTGCAGAGGGCTTCACTGACATCGACCTGG ACACGCTGGTGGCAGTGCTGGAGAGGGACACTCTGGGTGTTCGAGAGGTGCGTCTGTTCGGAGCAGCGGTGCGCTGGGCGGAGGCCGAGGCTCAGCGACAGCAGCTCCAGCCCACCCCGGAAAACAAGCGGCGAGTCCTGGGCAAGGCCCTGGCCCTCATCCGTTTCCCGCTCATGACCATAGAGGAGTTTGCTGCAG GCCCAGCTCAGTCTGGGATCCTGACAGATCGTGAGGTGGTGAGCCTTTTCCTGCACTTCACTGTGAACCCCAAGCCCCGTGTGGAGTTCATCGACCGCCCCCGCTGCTGTCTGCGGGGCAAGGAGTGCAGCATCACTCGCTTTGGCCAGGTGGAGAGCCGCTGGGGCTACAGCGGGACCAGCGACCGGATCCG GTTCTCTGTGAATCGTAGGATATTTGTAGTAGGATTTGGACTCTATGGATCAATACATGGTCCCACGGACTATCAGGTCAACATTCAG ATTATTCATACAGACAGCAATACAGTCCTGGGTCAGAATGACACTGGATTCAGCTGTGATGGGTCTGCCAACACATTCCGGGTCATGTTTAAAGAGCCAGTGGAGATTCTTCCCAATGTCAACTACACTGCCTGCGCCACTCTCAAG GGCCCAGACTCTCACTATGGCACCAAGGGCATGCGGAAAGTGACCCACGAGTCCCCCGCCACTGGCACCAAAACATGCTTCACATTCTGCTATGCAGCAGGCAACAACAATGGTACCTCAGTAGAAGATGGACAGCTGCCAGAGGTAATCTTTTACACATAA
- the hmg20b gene encoding SWI/SNF-related matrix-associated actin-dependent regulator of chromatin subfamily E member 1-related isoform X2: MFVMGGVKQEQSDVPPPRATHPLDSTQEENVVSLAVQPVKKRGWPKGKKRKKVLPNGPKAPVTGYVRFLNERREQIRAQHPDLPFPEITKRLGAEWSRLAPHDKQRYLDEAEREKQQYARELREYQQSEAYQITSAKIQDKKIKREELTSVIINAASSGPIALKGSDLSNRFDVPIFTEEFLDQNKAREAELRRLRKANVEYEEQNAVLQKHIADMYNAKERLEAELGQDERRTQALHRHLQAIKHTLVNSLAAVPLPGTDETPSLGTLDSYLSRMSSVLESSPHEHRALVAQLQDILAHLDSEKL, translated from the exons ATGTTTGTAATGGGGGGAGTGAAGCAGGAGCAGAGTGATGTCCCCCCTCCCCGAGCCACCCATCCCCTGGACTCAACCCAGGAAGAG AATGTGGTTTCTCTCGCTGTGCAGCCGGTGAAGAAGAGAGGCTGGCCCAAGggtaagaaaagaaagaaggtgTTGCCCAACGGCCCGAAGGCCCCGGTGACAGGGTATGTGCGCTTCCTGAATGAGCGGCGTGAGCAGATCCGAGCACAGCATCCTGATCTGCCCTTCCCTGAAATCACCAAGAGACTAGGTGCTGAGTGGAGCCGCCTGGCCCCCCACGACAAACAG cGGTACCTggatgaggcagagagggagaaacagcaaTATGCACGTGAGCTGAGAGAGTACCAGCAGAGTGAAGCCTATCAGATCACCAGTGCCAAAATCCAAGACAAGAAGATCAAGAGAG AAGAGCTGACATCTGTGATTATCAATGCCGCTAGTTCTGGACCAATTGCATTAAAG GGCTCAGATCTCTCCAACAGATTTGATGTTCCGATATTCACAGAAGAGTTCTTGGACCAGAACAAAG CCCGGGAGGCTGAGCTGCGGCGGCTGCGGAAGGCCAACGTGGAGTATGAGGAACAGAATGCGGTCCTGCAGAAGCACATTGCAGACATGTACAATGCCAAGGAGCGCCTGGAGGCGGAGCTGGGCCAGGACGAGCGGCGGACGCAGGCGCTGCACAGGCATCTGCAGGCCATCAAGCACACCCTCGTCAACAGCCTAGCGGCGGTGCCCCTGCCAG GCACTGATGAAACCCCGTCGCTGGGGACGCTGGATTCATACCTGAGCCGGATGAGCAGCGTGCTGGAGAGCAGCCCTCATGAGCACCGTGCCCTGGTGGCACAGCTGCAGGACATCCTGGCACACTTAGACAG TGAGAAGCTTTGA